The DNA sequence CTGATGGCCCATCGCGATGCCGTCTGTCACGGTGATGGTGCAGAACTCGCGCGGCGTGCCGCCTGCTTCCTCAACACCCTGCTTGGCGACCTGGGCCTGGCGCATCAATGCGATGTTGCAGGGCGCAGCTTCGTTCCAGCACGACGCAACGCCAACGAACGGCCGATGGATCTGCTCCTCGGTCAGCCCCATGGCGTAGTAATAGGAACGGTGCGGAGCGCGCGAGGCGCCCTCCGTAACGTGGCGGCTCGGGAGCTTCGATTTATCGAACGTCTTGGCGTCCATTTCATTCCTCATTTGTCTTGCGTGGCTGTTCTGCTCATAAGCGCACTTTGGCGCGGCGGAAAGCCCCGAAAGACAAGGTCGCACTTACGGAAATCCTCACCAATCGGCAGGATCGCCGTTCTCTGTTTTCCCGTAAGCAGTAGCGCGGACTTTGTGGCCCGATAGTGGCGCACATGGGCCAGAACGTTGCCCTTCGGCCACAAACGTTAACGGACTGACAATTTGTCCTGGCGGGCCTGTCGATCGCGGCGCCGCCAACGCTGTAACAGTCACCGCTGGAACAGACCCTGCTCTTGTTTGGCCTAGTCTTCAGCAAATCCAGCCCTGTCATTTCCTGGGCTCTTCAAATGCTGAAACTGACCGTTTCCTGAGATCAGTCTACGGTTAATGATCGACTTCGGCAGGGTGAGGGCTCGGATGGGGCAGCGAGACGGCATTTTATGCCTTATTCAACCCCGTACACATATGATCCAGCGAGCCCTCTGCGACCTGGATCCACGGAGACGTCAAACCATGCAAGACACCTTCGCGCCCCTAGCCTCCGAGGGATCCAGCAATGTGGAGATTTCATTCGACAGTCGCGGCGACCGGTTGATTGGCCTGGGACTGGTCAATGGCGTGCTGAAAGTCCTGTCTCTCGGACTCTATTCATTCTGGGCCAAGACAGAAGTCCGTAGGCGGCTGTGGACCTTTACGCGTATCAACGGTGAACCGCTGGAATACACCGGTACCGGCAAAGAGCTGTTCTTGGGCTTCTTGGTTGTCTTTCTGGTTTTTGTCGTGCCGCTGATGCTTGGCGGCGTAGCGATCGCTTTGCTGTTTCCGGGCAACAAGGCCGCACTCGCGTTCTACCAGTTCGCAATCTATGCTTTGTTCTTCTTCCTCCTGGGCAACGCGCTCTATCGTGCCCAGCGCTATCGGCTAAGCCGAACGCAATGGCGTAGCATCCGTGGATGGCTGGCCGGATCTCCTGCGCGCTACGGTTGGACGTATTTCTGGACAATTGCACTGCCGCTTTTGCTGGTTGCACTGCTGACTGCCACAGCCGGGTGGGCCATCGCGCCTGCAGTCGCTGGCCCTGTCGCAATTCTCGGGCTGGTAGCCACGCTATGGGTGCTGCCCTGGCGCTCCAACATGCTGCAGCGGAAAATCACCGACGACATGCGCTTTGGCGATCATCCGCTCAGCTACTCAGGCTCATCGCGCCCCCTCTACAAGCGATATTTCTTCGCCTGGGTCGGCAGTGCTTTGCTGGTGGTTGGAGCCAGCGTGCTGACGCTGGTGCTTCTGAAATCATATGGTTTCCTGGATGCTTTTGGGGCCGGTGAGCGGCCCATTCCAACGGCAGGCCAGTCGCTCTCAATCATTGGCGTTTGGTTCGCGATCATTATCGCTATGGGCCTCGTGACCGCCTGGTACCGCGCCGCGCAGTACAATCATTTTGCCGCCCACACACATCTGGACGAAGCCACCTTTCGCCTCAAGGCTTCCGGAAAGAGCTTGATGTGGCTGCTGCTCTCAAACTGGCTCATTTCGATCCTCGGCGTCATTATTGGTCTGGCGCTCGGTGGTGGGCTTGCCTATGCCGCGGGAATGTTGCCCGAACCGCCAGAGCCCGGAATGCCCCCTGCCGAAGCCGGTGTATTGGCCATCCTGATGATCATGCTTCCGATGGTGCTGGTGACTACGGTTGCAACGACGTTTGCCCAGTTCCGCTCCGCCCGGTACTTTCTGTCCCGGCTGAAACTCGACGGGCCAGTCAATCTGGCAGCCATTCAACAGAGCGCCAGCACCGGGCCACGGCTCGGCGAGGGTCTCGCACAGGTATTCGATCTCGATGCATTCTGATCCTGTGTCCTATTACGCGCGCCTCAGCGACGGCAAATCCGCCGCTTCGCGCGACTGCAGAGTTCGCCTCGATTTGTCGGGTCTGGAAATCGCGTCCGATGATGGAGTTGTGCAGACGCGCTGGCCCTATGAAAGCCTGCGTGTGAGTGAACCGATCCGTCCACATTCCGTCGACGTATTGCTCTCATCCACGTCCGCGCCCGGCATCACAGTCTTCATTCCCGGCACGACTGTCCCTGCCTTGCTCGCCACACGTTCTCCGCATCTCACAAGCGGATCAGAACGCTGGCGTCACGCGCGCCCGTGGATTATCGGCGCGGCGGCGCTCATCGGATTGGGCATCCTTATTCACGCGGCCGGATGGACGCCATTGCGGACAGTCGCGGACCTGCTTCCGCACTCCTGGCGGGTGCGGCTTGGAGATTCCGCCATCCAATCGATGGCGGAAGGCAAGGGGCGGTGCATCAATCCGGTCGGCCTGGCCGCACTCGACCGGCTGTCGCAACGTCTCAGCGCAGCGGCAGGAACCGGCCAGAAGTTTGAAGTCGTCGTGGTAGACTGGAAACTATTCAACGCCTTTGCGGTCCCGGGCGACAAAATCATCATGACCCGCGGGCTTATCGAAAAGGCGGAAAGCCCCGATGAAGTGGCCGGCGTGCTCGCACACGAGATGGGACATGGGATCGCGATGCACCCAGAGACGGGCATCATTCGCGCTATCGGCATGTCGGCAGCCCTCGAGCTGATGATGGGCGGCTCGGGCG is a window from the Hyphomicrobiaceae bacterium genome containing:
- a CDS encoding DUF898 family protein; this encodes MQDTFAPLASEGSSNVEISFDSRGDRLIGLGLVNGVLKVLSLGLYSFWAKTEVRRRLWTFTRINGEPLEYTGTGKELFLGFLVVFLVFVVPLMLGGVAIALLFPGNKAALAFYQFAIYALFFFLLGNALYRAQRYRLSRTQWRSIRGWLAGSPARYGWTYFWTIALPLLLVALLTATAGWAIAPAVAGPVAILGLVATLWVLPWRSNMLQRKITDDMRFGDHPLSYSGSSRPLYKRYFFAWVGSALLVVGASVLTLVLLKSYGFLDAFGAGERPIPTAGQSLSIIGVWFAIIIAMGLVTAWYRAAQYNHFAAHTHLDEATFRLKASGKSLMWLLLSNWLISILGVIIGLALGGGLAYAAGMLPEPPEPGMPPAEAGVLAILMIMLPMVLVTTVATTFAQFRSARYFLSRLKLDGPVNLAAIQQSASTGPRLGEGLAQVFDLDAF
- a CDS encoding M48 family metallopeptidase; the encoded protein is MHSDPVSYYARLSDGKSAASRDCRVRLDLSGLEIASDDGVVQTRWPYESLRVSEPIRPHSVDVLLSSTSAPGITVFIPGTTVPALLATRSPHLTSGSERWRHARPWIIGAAALIGLGILIHAAGWTPLRTVADLLPHSWRVRLGDSAIQSMAEGKGRCINPVGLAALDRLSQRLSAAAGTGQKFEVVVVDWKLFNAFAVPGDKIIMTRGLIEKAESPDEVAGVLAHEMGHGIAMHPETGIIRAIGMSAALELMMGGSGGTLANLGLVLAQLGYSRAAEREADDQALILLRKSGISQQGLSDFFRRVLKAEKEYDDDEIAENADKKDSSQGKTKTSKHSDDSTKARLTRALDMFSTHPPTAERAEHIRMSGSYPSTPALSAEDWRAFRSICAVSAPLSESSEDN